One part of the Arabidopsis thaliana chromosome 1 sequence genome encodes these proteins:
- a CDS encoding RAD3-like DNA-binding helicase protein (RAD3-like DNA-binding helicase protein; FUNCTIONS IN: in 6 functions; INVOLVED IN: nucleobase, nucleoside, nucleotide and nucleic acid metabolic process; LOCATED IN: mitochondrion; EXPRESSED IN: 8 plant structures; EXPRESSED DURING: 4 anthesis, F mature embryo stage, petal differentiation and expansion stage, E expanded cotyledon stage, D bilateral stage; CONTAINS InterPro DOMAIN/s: DEAD2 (InterPro:IPR010614), Helicase, superfamily 1/2, ATP-binding domain, DinG/Rad3-type (InterPro:IPR014013), Helicase-like, DEXD box c2 type (InterPro:IPR006554), DNA helicase (DNA repair), Rad3 type (InterPro:IPR013020), Helicase, ATP-dependent, c2 type (InterPro:IPR006555); BEST Arabidopsis thaliana protein match is: RAD3-like DNA-binding helicase protein (TAIR:AT1G20750.1); Has 2863 Blast hits to 2328 proteins in 675 species: Archae - 243; Bacteria - 679; Metazoa - 737; Fungi - 397; Plants - 210; Viruses - 5; Other Eukaryotes - 592 (source: NCBI BLink).) yields MVSSTSKSDSKEEVKQTLNSKNPKNVYQIGGLQVEFPYQPYGTQLAFMSRVISTLDRAQRDGHCHALLESPTGTGKSLSLLCSVLAWQQNYKSRLLKGNLSHSKAAPEAATDPLNHGGGFIPETQPSDTPASTNVEKAETATKKRTKIPTIYYASRTHSQITQVIREYRKTGYRVPMAVLASRKHYCTNRHVLGKDNVDDECRLLLKDKANIQCSEFKNVNKITSHPSLQPRGHNEVHDIEDLVKVGKNVRGCPYFASWSMAENAQLVFCPYSYIVNPVIRAGVEVDLKGAIIIFDEAHNMEDIAREAGSINLEEDTLFKLQNELEQMSVAQPMIYQPLCEVVEGLISWIGRKKDSLAKRDFQHYFSSWTGDKALRELEESNITRECFPILLECFTKAIRTSKEAEMESDMLYLSGISVLTLEELFSSLTYFFSRNGSHILDYQLGLQRSTKRGDPSGTWTHTFSLWCMNPAVVFKDLADISLSVILTSGTLSPMNSFSSELGMQFGTSLEAPHVIDPNMQVWAGAISNGPSNYPLNASYKTADAYSFQDALGKSLEEICTIVPGGSLVFFPSYKLMEKLCMRWRETEQWSRLCLKKDLFVEPRGGAQDEFDSVLKGYYDSIRGKNKIIGRNRRAKKAGPIKTETQDDSKKGAAFLAVCRGKVSEGIDFADDNARAVIIVGIPFPNLHDIQVGLKKKYNDTYKSSKSLLGGSEWYCQQAYRALNQAAGRCIRHRFDYGAIIFLDERYKEQRNRASISKWLRQSIKVYDNFEASMEGLRSFFNSVKEQVDSKMLGSQEDSVEKNFSSEKQSKEFRRKENQIQNKSSQVEPKVEDYTNSNPKYHFMYESKAFGYHRDVKPKIAEDLRSMGHSAQTFVQVKEEAECCREVIDLECGVQPDLGYCEVSSVTNCDEAPETSFVQETSGMINGISVASPCSCSMNESSSPATVGLRSPGSPDQLLKQHISTPNFRKSPLGTESSVVATSERYSFGGTRSLTLEAESSFNMSVNSQALKRRKFTSSPVIDLEVENSDAPRPNCSMVNQRLCRKFEGLKGQGIWCEQDGCVFNTIYCPFCSIPNTCLGVQVMATDSSNVQFLSKILFFADHLEVTNEAASKDSTLKHKEPLAETNAAVDKSDVLKSIDRFAYSPNQQQESGGWRTTKSKLRLPKRNLPTSKKA; encoded by the exons ATGGTTTCCTCAACCAGCAAATCGGATTCAAAGGAAGAAGTGaaacaaaccctaaactccaaaaaccctaaaaatgtCTACCAAATCGGAGGCCTTCAAGTTGAATTCCCTTATCAACCGTATGGAACCCAGCTTGCGTTCATGAGCCGGGTCATATCTACGCTCGATCGTGCCCAGAGAGACGGTCACTGCCACGCGTTGCTCGAGTCTCCCACTGGCACGGGCAAATCTCTGTCATTGCTCTGCTCAGTTCTCGCTTGGCAACAGAACTATAAATCCCGGCTTCTAAAAGGAAATTTGTCTCATTCGAAAGCTGCCCCTGAAGCAGCCACCGATCCATTGAATCATGGAGGTGGATTCATACCGGAAACGCAACCCTCAG ATACTCCTGCATCTACAAATGTGGAGAAAGCTGAAACTGCAACTAAGAAGAGAACCAAAATTCCTACCATATACTATGCTTC ACGAACTCATTCTCAGATTACTCAAGTGATTCGTGAGTATAGGAAAACTGGTTACAGAGTCCCCATGGCTGTATTG GCTTCAAGAAAACATTACTGCACGAATCGTCATGTACTTGGGAAAGACAATGTAGATGATGAATG TCGGTTACTCTTAAAAGATAAGGCAAACATACAATGTTCTGAATTCAA GAACGTCAATAAAATCACATCTCATCCATCACTTCAGCCCAGAGGTCACAATGAGGTTCATGATATTGAAGATCTTGTAAAAGTTGGAAAAAATGTTAGAG GCTGCCCATATTTTGCTTCCTGGTCAATGGCTGAGAACGCACAATTGGTGTTTTGCCCTTATTCCTATATAGTTAATCCTGTCATTCGAGCAGGAGTTGAAGTAGATCTGAAAGGAGcgattatcatttttgatgaAGCACA CAATATGGAAGACATTGCTCGTGAAGCAGGTAGCATTAATTTGGAAGAAGACACTCTTTTCA AATTACAGAATGAACTAGAACAGATGAGCGTGGCGCAGCCAATGATTTATCAACCCTTGTGTGAAGTAGTAGAG GGACTGATAAGCTGGattggaagaaaaaaggaCTCATTAGCAAAACGTGATTTTCAGCATTATTTCTCTAG CTGGACTGGAGACAAAGCTTTAAGAGAGCTTGAGGAATCTAATATCACTCGTGAATGCTTCCCGATCTTATTGGAATGCTTTACAAAG GCTATCAGAACATCAAAGGAGGCAGAAATGGAATCAGATATGCTTTATTTGAGCGGGATATCTGTCTTGACACTAGAAG AGTTGTTCTCTTCACTAACGTACTTCTTTTCAAGAAATGGAAGTCACATCTTAGATTACCAACTGGGTTTGCAACGTTCTACTAAAAGAG GAGATCCTTCTGGTACCTGGACGCATACTTTCAGCTTGTGGTGCATGAATCCTGCTGTTGTTTTCAAAGACTTAGCTGATATATCATTATCCGTCATTTTAACATCTGG GACTTTGTCACCAATGAATTCTTTCTCATCTGAACTTGGGATGCAGTTTGGCACTTCTTTAGAGGCTCCACATGTTATTGATCCTAATATGCAG GTGTGGGCGGGTGCAATCTCCAATGGTCCTAGTAATTATCCTCTAAATGCAAGTTATAAAACAGCTGATGCATATTCATTCCAG GATGCTCTGGGGAAATCATTGGAAGAAATCTGCACTATTGTACCAGGTGGCTCTCTTGTATTCTTTCCAAGCTATAAGTTGATGGAAAAACTCTGCATGCGTTGGCGTGAAACTGAGCAGTGGTCTCGGCTCTGCTTGAAAAAGGACCTTTTTGTTG AACCAAGAGGAGGCGCCCAGGACGAATTTGATTCTGTTCTGAAGGGATATTATGATTCTATACGCGggaagaataaaataattggaAGAAATAGAAGAGCTAAGAAAGCAGGGCCTATTAAAACTGAGACTCAAGATGATTCCAAGAAGGGAGCTGCATTTCTTGCAGTGTGTAGAggaaag GTTTCAGAAGGGATTGACTTTGCTGATGACAACGCCAGGGCAGTG ATAATTGTTGGCATTCCATTTCCAAACTT ACATGATATTCAAGTCGgactgaagaaaaaatataatgataCCTACAAGTCATCTAAAAGTCTTCTTGGAGGGAGTGAATGGTATTGCCAACAGGCCTATCGTGCGCTAAATCAAGCTGCAG GACGATGTATCCGGCATAGGTTTGATTATGGTGCCATCATATTCTTAG ATGAGCGATACAAAGAACAAAGGAACAGAGCGTCTATTTCAAAATGGCTAAGGCAGTCTATCAAAGTGTATGATAATTTTGAAGCATCTATGGAAGGCTTGAGATCTTTTTTCAACAGTGTCAAG GAGCAAGTTGACAGTAAGATGTTAGGGTCCCAGGAGGATTCTGTTGAGAAGAACTTTTCCTCggaaaaacaaagcaaagaatTCAGAAGGAAGGAAAATCAGATTCAGAACAAATCTAGTCAAGTGGAACCAAAA GTGGAGGACTACACAAATTCGAAtccaaaatatcattttatgtACGAAAGCAAAGCCTTTGGGTATCACAGAGATGTGAAACCAAAAATAGCTGAAGATTTGAGATCCATGGGGCATTCGGCGCAGACATTTGTTCAAGTTAAAGAGGAAGCTGAATGCTGTAGAGAAGTTATTGACCTTGAGTGCGGTGTCCAACCTGATCTTGG TTACTGTGAGGTATCATCGGTGACCAACTGTGATGAAGCTCCAGAAACATCTTTTGTCCAGGAAACATCTGGTATGATCAATGGTATTTCAGTAGCCAGTCCATGTTCTTGCTCGATGAATGAAAGCTCTAGTCCAGCAACAGTAGGTCTGAGATCTCCGGGGTCTCCTGATCAATTATTAAAGCAGCATATATCTACTccaaatttcagaaaatctCCTCTTGGAACCGAGTCGTCTGTAGTAGCAACTTCTGAGAGATATTCATTTGGTGGCACCCGTAGTTTGACTCTAGAAGCAGAGTCATCTTTCAACATGAGCGTTAATTCTCAAGCTTTGAAGCGAAGAAAGTTTACCAGCTCTCCTGTCATTGACCTTGAAGTCGAAAACAGTGATGCTCCTAGGCCTA ATTGCTCAATGGTTAATCAGAGACTCTGCAGAAAATTTGAAGGCTTAAAAGGTCAGGGTATTTGGTGCGAGCAAGATGGATGTGTTTTCAATACTATCTATTGCCCTTTCTGCAGCATCCCAAACACATGTCTCGGAGTGCAAGTCATGGCTACTGATTCATCAAATGTCCAGTTTTTGAGCAAA attttgttctttgctgATCATCTAGAAGTCACCAATGAAGCTGCAAGCAAGGATTCAACGTTAAAGCACAAG GAACCTCTTGCTGAGACTAATGCAGCTGTGGATAAGAGTGATGTGTTAAAGTCAATAGACAGATTTGCATACTCCCCAAATCAGCAGCAAGAATCAGGAGGCTGGAGGACTACAAAATCAAAG TTGAGACTACCTAAACGAAATTTGCCAACGAGCAAGAAGGCCTAG
- a CDS encoding transport/golgi organization-like protein, putative (DUF833) (Protein of unknown function (DUF833); CONTAINS InterPro DOMAIN/s: Protein of unknown function DUF833 (InterPro:IPR008551); BEST Arabidopsis thaliana protein match is: Protein of unknown function (DUF833) (TAIR:AT1G20740.1); Has 432 Blast hits to 427 proteins in 156 species: Archae - 0; Bacteria - 238; Metazoa - 13; Fungi - 0; Plants - 127; Viruses - 2; Other Eukaryotes - 52 (source: NCBI BLink).), whose translation MGIVAFQWGEGENILTLLQNRENWQSRSIGKAAWEWDESQVLSGRCAETDGTWLGISIRGRVAFLVEAGPVNRDRIIGAECRTLDFLKSNLSPEDFADSLALDSGRNTGIAYHLIVADIVSNSMFYIYKPSLSEDGMVYTEPVGPGVHTLSSAGLDSEVGHRDLRLKRYFSERINRELPEPISGLAEEVMYDTVEAINGDPLSSIFVVDTLIENEHYGTRCTTALVVRRTMQVRFFERYRARFNDDWNVHDFRFTI comes from the exons ATGGGGATCGTAGCATTCCAATGGGGAGAGGGAGAAAACATACTGACGCTGCTGCAGAACAGAGAGAACTGGCAATCAAG GTCAATAGGAAAGGCGGCTTGGGAATGGGATGAAAGCCAGGTATTGAGTGGTCGTTGCGCAGAGACCGATGGGACGTGGTTAGGTATTTCTATTCGAGGCCGAGTCGCTTTTCTTGTGGAGGCAGGGCCCGTTAACAGAGACAGAATCATCGGCGCCGAGTGTCGTACTCTTGATTTCTTAAAG AGCAACTTGAGTCCAGAGGACTTTGCAGATTCATTGGCTTTAGATTCCGGACGTAACACGGGGATAGCCTATCATCTAATTGTGGCCGACATAGTTTCAAACTCAATGTTTTATATCTACAAACCGTCTTTGTCTGAAGATGGCATGGTCTATACAGAGCCTGTTGGTCCTGGTGTTCATACCCTATCTTCAGCTGGACTCGATTCCGAAGTTGGACACAGG GACTTACGTCTGAAACGCTATTTTTCTGAGCGGATTAACAGAGAACTACCAGAACCAATCTCGGGGCTTGCTGAGGAGGTTATGTATGATACAGTCGAAGCTATAAACGGAGACCCACTGAGCTCTATCTTTGTCGTCGACACTTTG ATTGAAAACGAACACTATGGAACAAGATGTACGACAGCATTGGTTGTGAGACGCACCATGCAAGTGAGGTTCTTTGAGAGGTACAGGGCGAGATTTAATGATGACTGGAACGTGCACGACTTCCGGTTCACCATCTAG
- a CDS encoding F-box and associated interaction domains-containing protein (F-box and associated interaction domains-containing protein; CONTAINS InterPro DOMAIN/s: F-box domain, cyclin-like (InterPro:IPR001810), F-box domain, Skp2-like (InterPro:IPR022364), F-box associated interaction domain (InterPro:IPR017451); BEST Arabidopsis thaliana protein match is: F-box family protein (TAIR:AT1G20940.1).) — MNDLPFHLLDNILFRLDPKSLGIMRCTNRSINSHISNDPNFVSGYSSEYSSRVGSSLFHVGISLGDNFIICHHFSYSCDSTSVKERSVLEFLSCYILGSCSGLLLLFIDGLFLANPLTKRFRPLNHSGSKLLSPIFGRNSQITSRDDGIEDYKARKERRMRVGFVVSPTKGFKIVCILEMETVYGFEISDGDSWRLSETTITTSSKSLLTTWMKPVYLDGTLHWLRNDGSIIAFDPETEQARFVPSVFHRGGPGTKLIFTEDSKKNRLTLISGTKETISVYTLVNNSKWDLTRQIANVYVNEIDLLCWQLIVCDGKCLVVVENTHSGYGVVHVYDLEANSWKVSGSNEFMGMSIGDFYKFTPSLVFVEGDEQEIIASTEKRIISALTAVMGLTDRT; from the coding sequence ATGAATGACTTAccctttcatcttcttgacaACATTCTCTTCAGATTGGACCCCAAATCTCTGGGGATAATGCGATGCACTAATAGATCTATCAATTCGCATATATCCAACGATCCGAATTTTGTAAGTGGATACTCTTCCGAATATTCTTCTCGGGTTGGCTCCAGTCTTTTTCACGTTGGGATCAGCTTGGGCGACAATTTCATCATCTGCCaccatttttcttattcatgCGATTCTACTTCAGTGAAAGAAAGATCAGTGTTGGAATTTCTGTCTTGTTACATTTTAGGCTCATGCTCCGGCCTTCTCTTACTATTCATCGATGGCCTCTTCCTCGCAAATCCCCTCACAAAGAGGTTTCGACCTTTGAATCACTCTGGCTCAAAGCTTCTGTCTCCCATATTTGGTCGTAATAGTCAAATCACCTCACGTGATGACGGTATAGAAGATTACAAAGCTCGTAAGGAGAGAAGGATGCGTGTTGGTTTCGTGGTAAGTCCCACCAAAGGTTTCAAGATCGTATGCATACTCGAGATGGAAACGGTGTACGGGTTCGAGATCAGTGACGGAGATTCATGGAGGTTATCGGAAACAACCATCACCACTAGCTCAAAAAGCCTACTCACGACATGGATGAAACCTGTTTACTTGGACGGCACTCTTCACTGGCTGAGAAACGACGGGAGTATCATAGCTTTCGATCCTGAGACAGAGCAGGCACGCTTCGTTCCTTCCGTATTCCATCGTGGAGGACCGGGTACGAAGCTGATTTTCACGGAAGATAGTAAGAAGAATCGCCTGACCTTAATATCGGGGACGAAGGAAACAATTTCAGTTTACACACTAGTCAACAATTCCAAATGGGACCTCACCAGGCAGATCGCAAACGTATATGTGAACGAAATAGATCTTCTATGCTGGCAGTTGATTGTGTGCGACGGCAAGTGTCTTGTAGTTGTGGAGAACACTCATAGTGGCTACGGCGTGGTTCATGTGTACGACTTGGAAGCTAACAGTTGGAAAGTTTCAGGGTCGAATGAATTTATGGGCATGAGTATCGGAGACTTCTATAAGTTTACACCCTCCTTGGTCTTTGTCGAGGGAGATGAGCAGGAGATTATAGCTTCTACTGAAAAACGCATAATCTCTGCTCTCACTGCGGTGATGGGACTCACTGATAGAACCTAA